The genomic interval ACTCGGGAAAGCCGCACCCCGCAACCGTAGAATCCCCGCCAGCGAACCGGCGAGGACTCATGCACGATCGAGGCTAATTGCAGGAAGCGGGCGGCGTCTGGAAGGTCTGCTGCCCCTTCACTTGGATCTTACCGATGAACTTCGGGCACCCTTTCTGCGGGTACGCGTCATTCCATAGCTTCGTCTTGGTCTTGCCCGCCTTCAGGTAGAACCACCCTTTCCAGTGATTCTTCCCGGCCCTTTCGTAACCGATTCGAGCCTTGATGCGCTTTCCTGAATTCTTGGCGTACTGGACTACGATGTCATGATTTGCATCGATGACAGAGGCGCACAAGCGCCCACTGGTGATTTTTGTGCAGCGGGGCCCGTAGGTTGTGCCCGGACCGGAAGTCGGTTGAGTGCTCTGGGCCGACGCTGGTGTCCCGATTCCCGTAGCCAGCAGCGCGACTGCGGCCACGGTGATGCGTAGTGCGTACTTCTTCATCGGTGGGTCCTTTCCTTAGGCCAGTGCAGGAAACGAGTGGGGGCTAGACCTGACGACCCGGATCGAGGGGTCGTGTTGTTCCTCGCTCCTCCCATGGTTGAAACGCGCTTTGCCGTGGGTGCCATTCGATTTTCTCTTCCTCCACTGGAGGCTGTTGTTCTGCCCGCCGGCCACGCGCCAGCAGCAGCGCAGGGGCTGATGTGGCCGGCAGGTGCAGATGCGGGACTGTGGTGGGGCAGTGCTGCCTGGTGCTCTGCGGGTCGGGTCATCCGGTCTCGACCGACGCCGCGCCCGGGGGAGACCGGAACCCAGTCCGGTCGTGCGCCCGGTCGACGGGCCGGCACGCGAGAACAAATCCAGCGGTGGTCCTGCTTGCGCACACGGCCGGGAACGGCCTGTTGCGGGGGTTCCCGGCAGTGTCACGTGCTGGTGGTGTTCTCAGGTCAGCACTTGTTGTCCGGGTGTACGGAGCCGCCGTCGTCCAGGCGGGCGTTGTAGACCCAGCCCTGGAAGTTGGTGTTGTCGACGCGGACGTGGGTCCACTTGTTGCCGGCGGAGTTCTTCACCCAGCAGTGGTAGTTCAGCACGACCGCGGTGCCGACCGTGTAGGTGACGCCGCAGTCCTTGCTGGGGCCGGAACGGAGCTGGGCGCTGGTTCCCTTGGCGGTGCCCGTCCCGGGGGACTTGTTCGACCAGCCGACGCCGCCGGGGCAGGCGCTGGATCCGGTGGGTACGGCGGTGGCCGCGGGTGCTGTCGCAGTGAGGGCTGCGCCTGCCATGAGGAGCGATGCGGCGGCCGCGGTGGCCCACTTCCTAGTCCGGACGGGCGAATTCAGTGTGCTCATCGTTTCTTCTCCTTGTTCCAGAGGCAGCCTGGACGGCTGCTCGATCGAGTCGTTCTTGGGCGAGTCCTGCTCCTTGGCCTGGGCTCCCTTCCGGGCGGGGTGCGGACCCCCGTTCCGCACCCCGCGGGTGACGGCTCGCCGTGATGGTTCGCCGGGTTCGGGTTCTTCGTTCGCGGGCCGGCCGTCCCGGTGTTCCGGGGTGGTGGTGTGCGGCCCGACGAGTTCGAGTTCACCGGGTGGGGAGTTGATTGGCAGCCCGTCTGAGCTGCACTGATCAATCGGTATCCGGGATGGCTCGATTCGCCCCTGCCCCGTTGCGGGCCTGTCGCCCGTTTCCCTACGGTGGCCGTTCGCACAGGGCCGGCCGGTGTGGGAGCGGGGAAAATACGTGGGGCGTCCGGAGAACCCGATCGATCCGCAGGACGGGCCCATCGCGCGGTTCGCTCACGAGCTGCGCAAACTGCGGGACGAGGCCGGCGCACCCGCCTACCGGGCCATGGCACGGCGGGCCGGCTACTCCGCGGCGACACTCTCGCAGGCCGCCGGGGGCGAGCGTCTACCGACCCTGCCGGTCCTCCTGGCCTACGTCACCGTGTGCCGCGGCGACACCGCGGACTGGCAGCACCGGTGGGAGCGGGCGAACGCGGAACTCCTGCGCCTGCCCCGCCCGGCGGACCAGGACACCGAACCCCCCTACCGGGGGCTCGCACGCTTCGAGCCGGGTGACGAGGACCTGTTCTTCGGCCGCGACCACCTCATCGACGACCTGCTCGAACTGGCCCGCAACCGCCGTGTCACCGCCCTTGTCGGAGCGTCGGGCAGCGGCAAGTCCTCCCTCCTGCGCGCCGGCCTGGTACCCCACCTCCGCCACACCGACCAACCCGCCCCACGGCCCGCAGCACTGCGCATCATCACCCCCGGCACCCACCCACTGCGCACCCACGAACAACACCTGAACCCCGCAACCACCACAGGCGGGAACGAGGGGGCGGCGACGTGGCTGATCGTCGATCAGTTCGAGGAAATCTTCACCCTGTGCCGGGATCCGGCCGAACGCACCACGTTCATCGACCGGCTCCTGACCGCCAACAACCCCGACAGCCGACTGCGCGTCCTGATCGCGATCCGAGCCGACTTCTACAACCGGTGCCTCGAACACCACAACCTCATCACCGTGCTGCGCGACGCCACCATGCCCGTCGGGCCGATGAACGCGGACGAACTGCGGGAAGCGATCGTCAAGCCCGCCACCGCCCGCGGACTGATCGTCGAACGCGGCCTGACCGCCCGCATCCTCCAGGACATCGACGGCGAACCCGGTGCCCTGCCCCTGATGTCCCACGCCCTCCTGGAAACCTGGCGCCGCCGCAGAGGCAAAGCCCTCACCGAAGCCGCCTACGACGCCGCCGACGGACTCCACGGCGCCATCACCCACACCGCCGAAACCGCCTACACCACCCTCACACCCGCCCAGGCCGTACTCGCCCGCCGTATTCTGCTCCGCCTGATCACTCCCGGCGAAGGGACCCAGGACACCCGGCGCCCCGTCGACCGCACCGAACTCGACACCGCGGACCCCACCGACACCAACGTGGTACTCGAACGCCTCACCTCCGCCCGCCTCCTCACCGTCGACGGCCCCACCATCGACCTCGCCCACGAAGCCCTCATCACCGCCTGGCCCAGACTCCGCCGATGGATCGACGAAGACCGCGAACGCCTGCGCATCCACCGCCAGCTCACCGAAGCCACCCACATCTGGAACAACCTCGA from Streptomyces sp. NBC_00654 carries:
- a CDS encoding SH3 domain-containing protein — its product is MAGAALTATAPAATAVPTGSSACPGGVGWSNKSPGTGTAKGTSAQLRSGPSKDCGVTYTVGTAVVLNYHCWVKNSAGNKWTHVRVDNTNFQGWVYNARLDDGGSVHPDNKC